In Raphanus sativus cultivar WK10039 unplaced genomic scaffold, ASM80110v3 Scaffold1131, whole genome shotgun sequence, a single genomic region encodes these proteins:
- the LOC108855892 gene encoding caffeoylshikimate esterase, which translates to MMSEFQYHEDYIRNSRGVELFACRWIPSSFPKALVFLCHGYGMECSDSMRECGIRLASAGYAVFGMDYEGHGRSMGSRCYIKKFENIVNDCYDYYTSICAQGEYMEKGRFLYGESMGGAVTLLLHKKDPSFWNGAVLVAPMCKISEKVKPHPVVINLLTRVEEMIPKWKIVPTKNVINVAFKDLAKREEVKNNKLIYQDKPRLKTALEMLRTSMNLEDSLDEITMPFFVLHGEADIVTDPEISKALYEKASSRDKTLKLYPGMWHALTSGEPDNNVDLVFADITSWLDRRTADPASLTVTPVRATTTASVERVIVTSNGKRRAKRSYLNLLCGLNGGRLVPRSSGAM; encoded by the exons ATGATGTCTGAGTTCCAGTACCACGAG GATTACATAAGAAACTCAAGGGGTGTTGAGCTGTTTGCTTGTAGATGGATCCCATCTTCCTTTCCCAAAGCTCTTGTTTTCCTCTGCCATG GTTACGGAATGGAGTGCAGCGACTCCATGAGAG AATGCGGAATCAGACTAGCTTCAGCCGGATACGCGGTTTTTGGTATGGACTATGAAGGTCATGGTCGGTCCATGGGATCTCGTTGCTACATCAAGAAGTTTGAAAACATTGTAAATGATTGTTACGACTATTACACCTCTATTTGTG CGCAAGGGGAGTACATGGAGAAAGGCAGATTCTTGTATGGAGAATCTATGGGAGGCGCAGTCACTTTATTGCTTCACAAGAAAGATCCTTCCTTTTGGAACGGCGCCGTTCTTGTCGCTCCAATGTGCAAGATATCAGAGAAGGTGAAGCCACATCCGGTGGTGATCAATCTGTTAACTAGAGTCGAAGAGATGATACCTAAGTGGAAAATAGTTCCAACAAAGAACGTGATTAACGTTGCTTTCAAGGACCTTGCCAAGCGCGAAGAG GTAAAGAACAATAAGCTGATATATCAAGACAAGCCTAGGCTCAAGACCGCACTTGAAATGCTTAGGACAAGCATGAACCTCGAAGACAGTCTCGACGAG ATAACAATGCCCTTCTTTGTGTTACACGGAGAAGCAGACATAGTGACGGATCCAGAGATAAGCAAAGCCTTGTACGAGAAAGCTAGCTCAAGAGACAAGACTCTCAAGTTGTATCCTGGGATGTGGCATGCTCTGACGTCAGGTGAGCCTGATAACAACGTCGATCTTGTTTTTGCTGACATCACCAGTTGGCTTGATCGTAGAACAGCTGACCCAGCATCTCTCACTGTCACTCCTGTACGAGCTACTACCACTGCTAGTGTGGAGAGAGTTATTGTGACAAGTAACGGTAAAAGGAGAGCTAAACGTAGCTACTTGAACCTCCTATGCGGTTTGAACGGTGGACGTTTGGTTCCTCGATCTAGTGGTGCTATGTAA
- the LOC108855891 gene encoding UDP-glucuronic acid decarboxylase 4: MGYRRDEMEQAEAHQAYNRKAMKAIRYMLREQRLVFVLVGIAIATLAFTLFSPSSSIRIQYNSDPLSEMRSSSSSSLAQQSRSRIEEYISMGSVGGRIPLGLKRKGLRVVVTGGAGFVGSHLVDRLMARGDKVIVVDNFFTGSKENVMHHFGNPNFELIRHDVVEPILLEVDHIYHLACPASPVHYKFNPVKTIKTNVVGTLNMLGLAKRVGARFLLTSTSEVYGDPLQHPQVETYWGNVNPIGVRSCYDEGKRTAETLAMDYHRGANVEVRIARIFNTYGPRMCIDDGRVVSNFVAQALRKEPLTVYGDGKQTRSFQFVSDLVEGLMRLMEGEHVGPFNLGNPGEFTMLELAKVVQETIDPNAKIEFRPNTEDDPHKRKPDITKAKELLGWEPKVALRQGLPLMVKDFRQRVFGDQNQEATSSSTE; encoded by the exons atggggtATCGGCGAGACGAGATGGAGCAAGCAGAAGCCCATCAAGCATACAATCGGAAGGCAATGAAGGCGATCCGTTACATGCTGAGGGAACAGAGACTCGTCTTCGTTCTCGTCGGCATTGCAATTGCCACCTTAGCCTTCACTCTTTTCTCTCCATCCTCCTCCATTCGGATTCAGTACAACTCGGATCCGCTTTCCGAGATGAGATCATCGTCGTCCTCCTCGTTGGCGCAGCAGAGTAGGAGTAGGATAGAAGagtacattagcatgggatcgGTGGGAGGGAGGATCCCTCTGGGTCTGAAACGCAAAGGTCTTCGTGTGGTGGTGACCGGCGGGGCCGGTTTCGTGGGGTCACACCTGGTGGACAGATTGATGGCGAGAGGAGACAAGGTGATCGTGGTGGACAACTTCTTCACGGGGAGCAAAGAGAACGTGATGCATCATTTCGGTAACCCTAACTTCGAGCTCATCAGGCACGACGTCGTCGAGCCCATCCTTCTCGAGGTTGACCACATCTACCATCTCGCCTGCCCTGCTTCTCCTGTTCACTACAAGTTCAACCCCGTCAAGACCATCAAGACCAACGTGGTGGGGACGTTGAACATGTTGGGGCTGGCGAAGAGAGTGGGAGCGAGATTCCTGCTGACGAGTACGAGTGAGGTGTACGGAGATCCTCTGCAGCACCCTCAGGTTGAGACTTACTGGGGCAACGTCAATCCCATCG GTGTTCGGAGTTGTTACGACGAAGGAAAACGTACGGCCGAGACGTTGGCCATGGACTACCACAGAGGCGCCAATGTTGAG GTTAGGATAGCTCGGATCTTCAATACTTATGGGCCTCGGATGTGTATTGATGATGGTCGTGTGGTTAGCAACTTCGTTGCTCAG GCTTTAAGAAAAGAGCCTTTGACTGTTTATGGCGATGGTAAGCAGACCCGGAGCTTCCAGTTTGTCTCTGATCTG GTGGAGGGGCTGATGAGGTTGATGGAAGGAGAACATGTTGGCCCATTTAACCTTGGTAACCCCGGTGAATTCACCATGCTTGAGCTCGCTAAGGTGGTCCAAGAGACTATAGACCCGAACGCAAAGATAGAGTTTAGACCAAACACGGAGGATGACCCACACAAGAGGAAACCAGACATAACAAAGGCCAAAGAGCTTCTTGGTTGGGAACCAAAGGTGGCTCTCCGCCAAGGACTCCCACTTATGGTCAAAGATTTCCGTCAGCGTGTCTTTGGCGACCAAAATCAGGAGGCCACTTCTTCATCAACAGAATAA
- the LOC108851860 gene encoding pectinesterase inhibitor 6: MNSSITFALLSLLLALNSNPSLASGRNHTDDTNPCRLTRYSRYVKNACSVTQYQQLCFRTLWPFAVVAENNSSKWARAGVAVTITDTKQILRLLLKTRSLAVGKRERVALSDCRELFVDSLGNLYKSLALLRKLDADSEFQQQMSDLATWLSSALTDEDTCLDGFEETSISSWTVRMIRRRASRCMQLCSNALALLNKLAYDGL, from the coding sequence ATGAATTCTTCTATCACGTTtgctcttctctctcttcttctggCACTAAACTCAAACCCGTCGTTAGCCTCTGGGCGCAACCACACAGACGATACAAACCCGTGTAGGTTAACGCGGTACAGCAGGTATGTTAAAAACGCGTGCAGCGTAACGCAGTACCAACAGCTATGCTTTCGAACGCTATGGCCGTTTGCAGTCGTCGCCGAAAACAACTCGAGCAAGTGGGCCCGCGCTGGCGTCGCGGTGACCATAACCGACACCAAACAGATCCTGAGACTCTTGCTGAAAACGCGGAGTCTGGCGGTTGGGAAACGCGAGAGAGTCGCGTTATCGGATTGTCGAGAGCTGTTCGTGGACTCCCTGGGGAATCTGTACAAGTCGCTCGCACTTCTCCGGAAACTGGACGCCGACAGCGAGTTTCAGCAGCAGATGAGCGATCTGGCCACGTGGTTGAGCTCTGCACTCACGGATGAGGACACGTGTCTAGATGGATTTGAGGAGACGTCAATTAGTTCGTGGACGGTGAGGATGATCCGGAGGAGGGCGAGCAGGTGTATGCAGTTATGCAGCAACGCTCTGGCGCTACTGAACAAGCTTGCTTATGATGGCTTGTAG